Genomic window (Vogesella indigofera):
GACGCTGTGATGACTGCTCGTAAGTAATTTGGCGCGCAAGGTTGGCCGCATGCGGCCAACCTTGTAACTGTTTGTTCTTTATTTTAGGAATTTTGCAAAATGGCAAAAGAAAAGTTTGCGCGGACCAAGCCGCACGTAAACGTTGGTACCATCGGTCACGTTGACCACGGTAAAACCACTCTGACTGCAGCGATCACCACTATTCTGTCGAAGAAATTCGGTGGCGAAGCGAAAGATTACTCGCAGATCGACAGCGCGCCAGAAGAAAAAGCACGTGGTATCACCAT
Coding sequences:
- a CDS encoding GTP-binding protein, giving the protein MAKEKFARTKPHVNVGTIGHVDHGKTTLTAAITTILSKKFGGEAKDYSQIDSAPEEKARGIT